From Sphingomonas bisphenolicum, one genomic window encodes:
- a CDS encoding MFS transporter, producing the protein MVEGFKPGQNRRTVAIASFGGWATDAFDYQLFGLALPLLLASWHLSPQDAGSIISLALGCAAIGGPIGGYLADRFGRVRVLTGAILLVTLATFGAAFVSAPWQLTMLKGAQGLGFGAEWSVGAVMMAEVAPAKRRGLFLGFMQSAWSVGWAGAVMVYLAATFWLAPEIAWRVMFLMGILPAALVFWLRRRLPAEPVAFVGARSGTASPSHGMSLRRRLLLSSLIGLGAHGGFHSLFTWLPTLLRTIRLYPPVMTGFALLVMTAAFAAGCIVAGHLADHIGRKPIIALFAFCSAFFALLFALTDNGPVATLLLALPVGFAAGGTPAVLGSWFAEMFPAPIRGASVGFAYNGGRLASALLPGLIGWASAMLPLDQLVGIVAASSYGLVLLILPFLPETRDASLIEEHMS; encoded by the coding sequence ATGGTGGAGGGTTTCAAACCCGGGCAGAATAGAAGGACGGTGGCCATCGCCAGCTTTGGCGGCTGGGCGACCGACGCGTTCGACTATCAGCTTTTTGGCCTCGCCCTTCCCCTGCTGTTGGCAAGCTGGCATCTCAGTCCACAGGACGCGGGGTCGATCATCTCTTTGGCGCTGGGCTGCGCCGCGATCGGCGGTCCAATCGGCGGCTATCTGGCCGATCGCTTTGGCCGGGTGCGGGTTTTGACGGGCGCGATCCTGCTGGTCACGCTAGCGACCTTCGGCGCGGCGTTCGTGTCGGCGCCATGGCAGCTGACGATGCTCAAAGGCGCTCAGGGCCTGGGCTTCGGCGCGGAATGGTCAGTCGGTGCCGTGATGATGGCGGAAGTCGCACCGGCCAAGCGCCGCGGCCTGTTCCTGGGATTCATGCAGAGCGCATGGTCGGTAGGATGGGCCGGCGCGGTGATGGTCTATCTGGCGGCGACCTTCTGGCTGGCACCCGAGATCGCCTGGCGCGTCATGTTCCTGATGGGCATCCTGCCGGCTGCTCTGGTGTTCTGGCTGCGCAGGCGCTTGCCGGCCGAGCCGGTCGCGTTCGTGGGCGCACGGTCCGGCACAGCCAGCCCTTCCCATGGCATGTCGCTTCGCCGCCGGCTTCTCCTGAGTTCGTTGATCGGCCTCGGCGCCCATGGCGGCTTTCACAGCCTGTTCACCTGGCTACCCACGCTTTTGCGAACGATCCGCCTCTATCCGCCCGTGATGACCGGGTTCGCTCTGCTGGTCATGACCGCCGCCTTTGCGGCCGGATGCATCGTCGCTGGCCATCTGGCCGACCATATTGGGCGCAAGCCCATCATCGCGCTCTTCGCCTTCTGTTCGGCGTTCTTCGCCCTGCTGTTTGCCTTGACCGACAATGGCCCGGTTGCGACCTTGCTGCTGGCCCTGCCGGTCGGTTTTGCCGCCGGGGGCACGCCAGCCGTGCTGGGCAGCTGGTTCGCCGAAATGTTTCCCGCGCCCATTCGCGGCGCCAGCGTGGGTTTTGCTTATAATGGCGGCCGGCTGGCGTCGGCTCTGTTGCCCGGCCTGATCGGTTGGGCCTCCGCCATGCTGCCGCTCGATCAGCTGGTCGGCATCGTTGCCGCCTCCAGCTACGGTCTGGTTCTCCTCATCCTGCCGTTCCTACCCGAGACGCGCGATGCCAGCCTCATCGAAGAGCATATGTCATGA
- a CDS encoding amidohydrolase family protein, whose amino-acid sequence MIARRTFLQGAAALAASPSFGGIFREKPTIDTHAHVFRRDLPVAERRRYTVDYNATPHDYLAMLRGNGMARGVLIQPSFLGFDNSYLLAVIARNKGMLRGIVALPRETASAEMARLGKAGIAGVRLNLIGRNDPDLDAPEWRRHMDAVAELGWQVEVQCEAARLPRLMPALLASGAPVVIDHFGRPDAALGIDDPGFRYLLTTARSGKAYVKLSAPYRVGSDLADAAAPLLLDAFGPERLLWGSDWPHTQFEAQADAKACRRALDHWVPDAGQRATILSTTPARLFGFDTPKVR is encoded by the coding sequence ATGATTGCCCGCCGTACTTTCCTTCAGGGCGCCGCCGCGCTCGCCGCATCGCCGTCCTTCGGCGGCATCTTCCGGGAAAAACCGACCATCGATACCCATGCCCATGTCTTCCGGCGCGACCTGCCGGTTGCTGAACGCCGCCGCTACACCGTCGACTATAACGCGACCCCGCATGATTATCTCGCCATGCTGCGGGGTAACGGGATGGCGCGAGGCGTTCTGATCCAGCCCAGTTTCTTGGGCTTCGATAACAGCTATCTTCTGGCCGTGATCGCCCGCAATAAGGGCATGCTGCGCGGCATCGTCGCCCTGCCTCGCGAGACGGCGTCGGCTGAGATGGCGCGGCTGGGGAAAGCCGGCATCGCGGGCGTCAGGCTCAACCTGATCGGCCGCAACGATCCGGATCTGGACGCGCCCGAATGGCGCCGGCATATGGACGCGGTCGCGGAGCTCGGCTGGCAAGTCGAGGTGCAGTGCGAGGCGGCACGCCTGCCCCGGCTGATGCCGGCGCTGCTCGCCAGCGGCGCTCCGGTAGTGATCGACCATTTCGGTCGGCCCGATGCCGCTCTGGGTATCGACGATCCGGGCTTTCGCTATCTGCTGACCACCGCACGCAGCGGGAAGGCCTATGTGAAGCTGTCAGCGCCATATCGCGTGGGAAGCGACCTCGCCGATGCGGCCGCGCCCCTGCTGCTCGATGCCTTCGGCCCTGAACGCCTGTTATGGGGCAGCGACTGGCCACACACCCAGTTCGAAGCGCAGGCCGATGCGAAAGCCTGCCGCCGCGCGCTCGACCATTGGGTGCCCGACGCCGGTCAGCGCGCAACTATCCTGTCCACCACGCCAGCCCGCCTGTTCGGGTTCGATACGCCCAAGGTGCGTTGA
- a CDS encoding GntR family transcriptional regulator, protein MTKVDPRLPRYQQIRDDIAARIAKGEWRAGDAIATEAELSSSYGVAIGTVRRAVDELANDGLIERAHGRGMFVRRADFSTSLFRFFRLGTGDSRPVIPESRILSRSLETPSVETRAKLGLGRKDNAVRMIRLRMDEGRVLLREEIWLSARLFGPILDMEVEQLMPLLYPAYEQHFGRIVARARERLRVETASPDIALDLGAATGAMVVRMERLAIDHADMPLEWRISHGLADQFVYEVDVH, encoded by the coding sequence ATGACCAAGGTCGATCCGCGTCTTCCCCGTTACCAGCAGATCCGCGACGATATCGCCGCCCGAATCGCCAAGGGCGAATGGAGGGCAGGAGACGCCATCGCGACTGAGGCGGAACTGTCGAGCAGCTATGGCGTCGCGATTGGTACCGTCCGGCGTGCGGTCGATGAACTGGCCAATGACGGTCTGATCGAGCGGGCGCATGGCCGCGGCATGTTCGTGCGACGCGCTGATTTCAGTACGTCGCTCTTCCGCTTCTTTCGCCTCGGCACCGGCGACAGCCGGCCGGTCATCCCCGAAAGTCGGATTCTGTCCCGTTCGCTCGAAACGCCTTCCGTCGAAACCCGCGCCAAGCTTGGTCTTGGTCGCAAGGACAACGCCGTCCGCATGATCCGCTTGCGGATGGATGAGGGGCGGGTGTTGCTGCGCGAGGAAATCTGGCTATCCGCTCGCCTGTTCGGCCCTATCCTGGACATGGAGGTCGAGCAACTGATGCCGCTTCTCTACCCGGCCTATGAGCAGCATTTTGGGCGAATCGTCGCGCGCGCCAGGGAGCGGCTGCGCGTCGAAACCGCAAGTCCGGATATCGCGCTGGATTTGGGAGCCGCCACGGGCGCGATGGTCGTGCGGATGGAAAGACTGGCGATCGACCATGCCGACATGCCGCTGGAATGGCGCATATCCCACGGTCTGGCCGACCAGTTCGTTTATGAGGTGGACGTTCATTAA